DNA sequence from the Salifodinibacter halophilus genome:
CGGTGAGATAGCCGTAGCGGGTGTAGGGAAAGCTGTCGATCTTGACCGTCACCGCCTGGCCGGGCCGGATGAAGCCGATGTCCTTGTTGAGCACGGTCGCTTCCACTTCCAGCGCCTCGCGGCTGGGCACCACCGCCAGCAGCGGCTGCGCCGGAGTGACCACGCCGCCTACCGTGTGCACGGCCAACTGCTGGACCGTGCCGTCGACCGGCGCGCGCAATTGCATCAG
Encoded proteins:
- a CDS encoding HlyD family efflux transporter periplasmic adaptor subunit, translated to LMQLRAPVDGTVQQLAVHTVGGVVTPAQPLLAVVPSREALEVEATVLNKDIGFIRPGQAVTVKIDSFPYTRYGYLT